One Lutra lutra chromosome 18, mLutLut1.2, whole genome shotgun sequence genomic window carries:
- the ASL gene encoding argininosuccinate lyase isoform X1, with product MASESGKLWGGRFVGSVDPIMEKFNSSIAYDRHLWEVDVQGSKAYSRGLEKAGLLTKAETDQILHGLDKVAEEWAQGTFKLNPNDEDIHTANERRLKELIGETAGKLHTGRSRNDQVVTDLRLWMRQNCSKLSALLWELIRTMVDRAEAERDVLFPGYTHLQRAQPIRWSHWILSHAVALTRDSERLLEVQKRVNVLPLGSGAIAGNPLGVDRELLRAELNFGAITLNSMDATSERDFVAEFLFWASLCMTHLSRMAEDLILYGTKEFSFVQLSDAYSTGSSLMPQKKNPDSLELIRSKAGRVFGRCSGLLMTLKGLPSTYNKDLQEDKEAVFEVSDTMSAVLQVATGVISTLQIHRDNMARALSPDMLATDLAYYLVRKGMPFRQAHEASGKAVFMAETKGVALNQLSLKDLQAISPLFSGDVSRVWDYGHSVEQYAALGGTARSSVDWQIGQVRALLRAQQA from the exons ATGGCTTCGGAG AGTGGGAAGCTATGGGGTGGCCGCTTTGTGGGCTCAGTGGACCCCATCATGGAGAAGTTCAACTCATCCATTGCCTACGACCGGCACCTGTGGGAGGTGGACGTGCAGGGCAGCAAGGCCTACAGCCGGGGCCTGGAGAAGGCGGGGCTCCTCACCAAGGCCGAGACGGACCAGATACTTCATGGACTGGACAAG GTGGCTGAGGAGTGGGCTCAGGGCACCTTCAAACTAAACCCCAATGATGAAGATATTCACACAGCCAACGAGCGACGTCTGAAG GAGCTCATCGGCGAGACTGCGGGGAAGCTGCACACGGGCCGAAGTCGGAATGACCAG GTAGTCACGGACCTCAGGTTGTGGATGCGACAGAACTGCTCTAAACTGTCCGCCCTCCTTTGGGAGCTCATCAGAACGATGGTGGACCGGGCCGAGGC GGAACGCGACGTCCTCTTCCCGGGGTACACACACCTGCAAAGGGCTCAGCCCATCCGCTGGAGCCACTGGATCCTGAG CCATGCCGTGGCGCTGACCAGAGACTCGGAGAGGCTGTTGGAGGTCCAGAAGCGGGTCAATGTCCTGCCCCTGGGGAG TGGGGCCATTGCGGGCAACCCTCTGGGTGTGGACCGGGAGCTGCTCCGAGCAG AACTGAACTTTGGGGCCATCACTCTCAACAGCATGGATGCCACCAGTGAGCGAGACTTCGTGG CTGAGTTCCTGTTCTGGGCTTCGCTGTGCATGACCCACCTCAGCAGGATGGCCGAGGATCTCATCCTCTACGGCACCAAGGAGTTCAGCTTTGTGCAGCTCTCAGATGCCTACAG CACCGGAAGCAGCCTGATGCCCCAGAAGAAAAACCCAGACAGCCTGGAGCTAATCCGGAGCAAGGCGGGGCGAGTGTTCGGGCgg TGTTCTGGGCTCCTGATGACGCTCAAGGGACTCCCAAGCACCTACAACAAGGACTTACAG GAGGACAAGGAAGCCGTATTTGAAGTGTCAGACACCATGAGTGCCGTCCTGCAGGTGGCCACGGGCGTCATCTCCACACTGCAG ATTCACCGGGACAACATGGCACGGGCTCTTAGTCCTGACATGCTGGCCACTGACCTCGCCTACTACCTGGTCCGCAAAGGG ATGCCGTTCCGCCAGGCGCACGAGGCCTCCGGGAAAGCCGTGTTCATGGCCGAGACCAAGGGGGTCGCCCTCAACCAGCTGTCGCTCAAGGATCTGCAGGCCATCAG CCCCCTGTTCTCGGGCGACGTGAGCCGCGTGTGGGACTACGGCCACAGCGTGGAGCAGTACGCGGCGCTGGGGGGCACCGCGCGCTCCAGCGTCGACTGGCAGATCGGCCAGGTGCGGGCACTGCTGCGGGCCCAGCAGGCCTAG
- the ASL gene encoding argininosuccinate lyase isoform X2 has translation MASESGKLWGGRFVGSVDPIMEKFNSSIAYDRHLWEVDVQGSKAYSRGLEKAGLLTKAETDQILHGLDKVAEEWAQGTFKLNPNDEDIHTANERRLKELIGETAGKLHTGRSRNDQVVTDLRLWMRQNCSKLSALLWELIRTMVDRAEAERDVLFPGYTHLQRAQPIRWSHWILSHAVALTRDSERLLEVQKRVNVLPLGSGAIAGNPLGVDRELLRAELNFGAITLNSMDATSERDFVAEFLFWASLCMTHLSRMAEDLILYGTKEFSFVQLSDAYSTGSSLMPQKKNPDSLELIRSKAGRVFGRCSGLLMTLKGLPSTYNKDLQEDKEAVFEVSDTMSAVLQVATGVISTLQIHRDNMARALSPDMLATDLAYYLVRKGAHEASGKAVFMAETKGVALNQLSLKDLQAISPLFSGDVSRVWDYGHSVEQYAALGGTARSSVDWQIGQVRALLRAQQA, from the exons ATGGCTTCGGAG AGTGGGAAGCTATGGGGTGGCCGCTTTGTGGGCTCAGTGGACCCCATCATGGAGAAGTTCAACTCATCCATTGCCTACGACCGGCACCTGTGGGAGGTGGACGTGCAGGGCAGCAAGGCCTACAGCCGGGGCCTGGAGAAGGCGGGGCTCCTCACCAAGGCCGAGACGGACCAGATACTTCATGGACTGGACAAG GTGGCTGAGGAGTGGGCTCAGGGCACCTTCAAACTAAACCCCAATGATGAAGATATTCACACAGCCAACGAGCGACGTCTGAAG GAGCTCATCGGCGAGACTGCGGGGAAGCTGCACACGGGCCGAAGTCGGAATGACCAG GTAGTCACGGACCTCAGGTTGTGGATGCGACAGAACTGCTCTAAACTGTCCGCCCTCCTTTGGGAGCTCATCAGAACGATGGTGGACCGGGCCGAGGC GGAACGCGACGTCCTCTTCCCGGGGTACACACACCTGCAAAGGGCTCAGCCCATCCGCTGGAGCCACTGGATCCTGAG CCATGCCGTGGCGCTGACCAGAGACTCGGAGAGGCTGTTGGAGGTCCAGAAGCGGGTCAATGTCCTGCCCCTGGGGAG TGGGGCCATTGCGGGCAACCCTCTGGGTGTGGACCGGGAGCTGCTCCGAGCAG AACTGAACTTTGGGGCCATCACTCTCAACAGCATGGATGCCACCAGTGAGCGAGACTTCGTGG CTGAGTTCCTGTTCTGGGCTTCGCTGTGCATGACCCACCTCAGCAGGATGGCCGAGGATCTCATCCTCTACGGCACCAAGGAGTTCAGCTTTGTGCAGCTCTCAGATGCCTACAG CACCGGAAGCAGCCTGATGCCCCAGAAGAAAAACCCAGACAGCCTGGAGCTAATCCGGAGCAAGGCGGGGCGAGTGTTCGGGCgg TGTTCTGGGCTCCTGATGACGCTCAAGGGACTCCCAAGCACCTACAACAAGGACTTACAG GAGGACAAGGAAGCCGTATTTGAAGTGTCAGACACCATGAGTGCCGTCCTGCAGGTGGCCACGGGCGTCATCTCCACACTGCAG ATTCACCGGGACAACATGGCACGGGCTCTTAGTCCTGACATGCTGGCCACTGACCTCGCCTACTACCTGGTCCGCAAAGGG GCGCACGAGGCCTCCGGGAAAGCCGTGTTCATGGCCGAGACCAAGGGGGTCGCCCTCAACCAGCTGTCGCTCAAGGATCTGCAGGCCATCAG CCCCCTGTTCTCGGGCGACGTGAGCCGCGTGTGGGACTACGGCCACAGCGTGGAGCAGTACGCGGCGCTGGGGGGCACCGCGCGCTCCAGCGTCGACTGGCAGATCGGCCAGGTGCGGGCACTGCTGCGGGCCCAGCAGGCCTAG